One region of Astyanax mexicanus isolate ESR-SI-001 chromosome 15, AstMex3_surface, whole genome shotgun sequence genomic DNA includes:
- the synpo2lb gene encoding synaptopodin 2-like protein, whose product MVTEEVVVTLSGGAPWGFRLQGGAEQQKPLQVAKVRKRSKACRAGLREADELMSINDVCCGELSHSEAMNLIDSGRGILQLRIKRTPVGFHSVVLPDRAPSPRIDKEYRAALRALSSPTASKLSCDPRSALMSPTSGLEFLTSPPDSEAYYGETDSDADIAAQEKQRRQRRRSPNSSPAKTNGSGWPLEEENSEMSGYESAPDTMHSMYPQMKAWAISNGALEGMGSPQQPCPSGVTRREVVLQPSQVEWSLQAENSSENSDQSPSGAAEVDSGFQEPPTVPPPLVSPERAKEALLLASHRQLVPMVGPVENPVDEELTVTYMDKAKQAKLHRSESVQDKQVKEARTKCRTIASLLTDAPNPHSKGVLMFKKRRQRAKKYTLTCFGSVDGESLSNTEGETEDESLFPGSESELDEDCFSAAPDPTWDSGYLDILDRRTSACVVTDEDPEGSPGLSATSGKGAQLFEQQRKRAEKHTSTPVTLTPAPMPQQQPNNMMMYTPVAPVTQATPFSSHNSNMVNGEPMVVSRTSMVLSSPGQTSITPMTGTLPEQSDPSSGNSIHNRTAKPFAPGCISHRASTAPVIFRPNTAKKAPLQAQAVSVASVAAPFSPGGSGGSDGKRAISTSSLYIPPRPATVSGPPSVFSPSSSVTSPPFSPPAINYPPFSPQGSGISPFSPTSASAPPYNPATAMATPPYSTPAAQTFSPPPPPSSSMASTPYHPPPPASMPSQSYFSPYTASSTAHPPALAHAPAYAPAPAPLQIPPTVPQDVPQVQNMQPSPSHKVSFNPYISVATTTSGTAVTPVPQQYPLSNSGPVVSSREQRISVPATRTGILQEARRRSTNKPMFSKPEEKKPVSYNPELLSLVQNFDDRSRSGAEHGFESGPEEDFLNLGAEACNFMQAQRGKMAPPVAPKPAHKAPEIPQMGGKGAELFARRQSRMDRYVVDKHPKSPAQPREPSPTPSLSSNWKYSPNVRAPPPISYNPLLSPSCPPVAQRGNKANEPPRSGIKAAPGQNKQGIKALDFMSRQPYQLNSSLFSYGGGVPQTASTYQQQNGFATAGSNLISPKQVPVKSPRVYEIKRFSTPPPMSAPTTLRPTVIVPRSATTLAEPLWRSDLSSPPPVAPRPAAPFSPPPPAPTAALPALPQFSTAAVPNAVHIPAPTPMQAHAPFQAAKQFKSAPELSPLSPTRGRSAVSGSSQNLQVPRPRFSTSNMGLQPKVWRPGSMMY is encoded by the exons gtGAGGAAGCGCAGTAAGGCCTGCCGGGCTGGTCTTCGGGAGGCAGATGAACTGATGTCAATCAATGATGTGTGCTGCGGAGAGCTGTCCCACTCTGAGGCCATGAACCTGATCGACAGCGGCCGGGGAATCCTCCAGCTGCGGATTAAACG GACCCCTGTTGGTTTCCATTCTGTGGTGCTCCCGGACCGCGCCCCCTCCCCTCGCATCGATAAAGAGTACAGAGCCGCCCTCAGAGCCCTGTCTTCTCCAACCGCCTCCAAACTATCATGTGACCCCAGATCAGCGCTCATGTCTCCCACCAGCGGCCTGGAGTTCCTGACGTCTCCTCCGGACAGCGAGGCGTACTACGGCGAGACCGACAGCGACGCAGACATCGCAGCTCAGGAGAAGCAGCGCAGGCAGAGGCGCCGCAGCCCCAACAGTTCTCCCGCCAAGACCAACGGTTCAGGATGGCCCCTGGAGGAAGAGAACTCGGAGATGAGCGGCTACGAGAGCGCCCCCGATACTATGCACAGTATGTACCCCCAGATGAAGGCCTGGGCCATTTCTAACGGTGCGCTGGAGGGGATGGGGTCCCCGCAGCAGCCCTGTCCATCCGGAGTGACCCGCAGAGAGGTGGTCCTACAGCCCAGCCAGGTGGAGTGGTCCCTCCAGGCCGAGAACTCCTCAGAAAACTCCGACCAAAGCCCCTCAGGAGCAGCAGAAGTGGACAGTGGCTTCCAGGAGCCCCCGACAGTGCCCCCTCCACTGGTGTCCCCAGAACGGGCCAAAGAAGCCCTCCTGCTGGCCTCCCACAGGCAGCTGGTGCCCATGGTGGGTCCTGTGGAAAACCCTGTGGATGAAGAGCTCACTGTCACATACATGGATAAAGCCAAACAAGCCA AGCTTCACCGGAGCGAGAGTGTACAGGACAAGCAGGTGAAGGAGGCCCGAACCAAGTGCCGCACCATTGCCTCACTTCTGACGGACGCTCCAAATCCTCACTCGAAAGGTGTGCTTATGTTCAAGAAGCGCCGTCAGCGCGCAAAGAAGTACACACTTACCTGCTTTGGAAGCGTAGACGGTGAGAGCTTGAGCAATACAGAAGGAGAGACCGAAGACGAGAGTCTTTTCCCGGGCAGCGAGTCAGAGTTGGACGAGGACTGCTTTTCTGCAGCGCCGGATCCTACCTGGGACAGTGGCTACCTGGATATTTTGGACAGGAGGACCTCAGCTTGCGTGGTAACTGACGAAGACCCAGAGGGAAGCCCTGGTCTGAGTGCCACCTCTGGAAAAGGGGCACAACTTTTTGAGCAACAAAGGAAGAGGGCTGAGAAGCATACATCCACACCTGTTACCCTGACGCCGGCCCCCATGCCCCAGCAGCAGCCCAATAATATGATGATGTACACACCAGTTGCTCCAGTTACACAGGCTACTCCATTTTCATCTCACAACAGCAACATGGTGAATGGTGAACCCATGGTGGTGAGCAGAACCAGCATGGTGCTATCTTCACCAGGCCAGACTTCAATAACCCCCATGACAGGAACTTTACCAGAGCAATCAGACCCTTCGTCTGGCAACTCTATCCACAACAGAACAGCCAAACCATTCGCCCCAGGCTGCATCAGCCATAGAGCATCCACAGCTCCAGTCATCTTCAGGCCCAACACTGCCAAGAAAGCCCCACTTCAAGCTCAAGCTGTGTCTGTGGCGTCTGTTGCAGCCCCTTTCAGCCCTGGTGGTTCTGGTGGCTCTGATGGAAAGAGAGCAATCTCCACCTCTTCCCTGTACATCCCACCCAGACCTGCCACAGTCAGTGGCCCTCCATCAGTCTTCTCTCCATCCTCTTCTGTTACCTCCCCTCCATTTTCTCCTCCTGCAATAAACTACCCACCTTTTTCTCCACAAGGTTCAGGAATATCTCCCTTCTCTCCTACATCTGCTTCAGCTCCACCCTACAACCCAGCTACAGCTATGGCAACTCCACCTTATTCTACGCCCGCAGCACAAACTTtcagtcctcctcctcctccttcttcttccatGGCTAGCACCCCATATCATCCTCCACCTCCAGCTTCAATGCCATCACAGTCCTATTTTTCCCCTTACACTGCTTCCTCCACTGCCCACCCTCCTGCTTTAGCTCATGCACCAGCTTATGCACCAGCTCCTGCCCCTCTGCAAATTCCGCCAACAGTTCCTCAAGATGTTCCTCAGGTTCAGAACATGCAGCCATCGCCAAGCCACAAAGTTTCCTTTAACCCATATATCTCAGTTGCAACTACTACATCCGGAACAGCAGTGACCCCCGTGCCCCAGCAATATCCCCTCTCCAATTCAGGCCCAGTGGTTTCTTCTCGAGAGCAGCGGATCTCTGTGCCAGCTACTCGCACGGGCATCTTGCAGGAGGCTCGTCGGCGCAGCACTAATAAACCCATGTTCAGCAAACCTGAGGAGAAGAAGCCTGTGTCCTACAACCCGGAGCTGCTGTCTCTCGTGCAGAACTTCGACGACAGGTCTCGCTCCGGAGCAGAGCACGGCTTTGAGTCTGGTCCAGAAGAGGACTTCCTCAACTTGGGTGCGGAAGCTTGCAACTTCATGCAAGCCCAAAGGGGTAAAATGGCGCCACCGGTGGCTCCAAAGCCGGCACACAAAGCCCCCGAGATCCCTCAAATGGGAGGTAAAGGAGCCGAACTGTTTGCACGAAGGCAAAGTCGCATGGATCGATATGTGGTAGACAAGCACCCCAAATCTCCAGCTCAGCCTCGCGAGCCATCTCCAACACCTTCGCTCTCTTCTAACTGGAAATACTCCCCCAATGTCCGTGCCCCTCCTCCAATAAGCTATAACCCTTTGCTGTCCCCGTCTTGCCCCCCAGTGGCCCAGCGAGGCAATAAGGCTAATGAACCTCCAAGAAGCGGAATCAAGGCAGCTCCTGGCCAGAACAAGCAAGGCATCAAAGCTTTGGACTTCATGAGCAGACAGCCTTACCAGCTTAACAGCTCTTTGTTCAGTTATGGGGGAGGCGTACCTCAGACAGCTTCAACCTACCAACAACAAAATGGATTTGCCACAGCCGGCAGCAACCTGATCTCACCAAAGCAAGTCCCTGTCAAATCTCCTCGAGTCTACGAGATCAAGAGGTTCTCCACACCACCCCCAATGTCAGCACCCACCACCCTGAGGCCAACAGTGATCGTCCCTCGCTCTGCCACCACTTTGGCTGAGCCTCTATGGCGATCTGACCTCAGTTCACCGCCTCCTGTTGCTCCACGGCCTGCTGCACCCTTTTctcctccacctcctgccccTACGGCGGCGCTGCCAGCACTGCCCCAGTTTTCCACTGCCGCTGTGCCCAATGCAGTTCACATCCCAGCACCTACACCTATGCAAGCCCATGCTCCATTCCAGGCAGCAAAGCAATTCAAAAGTGCCCCTGAGCTGAGCCCCCTGTCACCCACTAGGGGGCGCTCTGCGGTGTCTGGAAGCAGCCAGAA